One segment of Candidatus Manganitrophus noduliformans DNA contains the following:
- a CDS encoding MEDS domain-containing protein codes for MKHPDLSNSLLVKTIEQTAPHDHLCLLYETPQEQLAAAISFIRIGLQRGERCVYLVDHNAATVTGAMRQEGIDVDAAVRSCALIIAEKQEAYLMEGYFDPDKMISFLEQTLHSSEKAGFPALRVTGEMTWALGGDPGTKRLIEYEAKLNRFFSKKNVSAICQYDRKRFSPEVLLDVIRTHPKVISGGVVCRNHYYVPPGEFFSKNGASVAFERTLNNIVDREKSEIALREGKINLELKNLQLEREIVEHRRVNERLDLYRRIVSSAYDAIAVIDSKGGYLEQNESHRRLIGYSDEALRGKTPAIHLGEESFGRIAEELVKNGIYRGEHVSRTKSGEELVIELSAFTMRNEAGEVVCHVGIKRDITGRKRMEEALNVSQNRYKGLVDSIDGIVWEVDISTYRFTFVSRQAERILGYPAARWLNEPDFWREQIHPEDREWAVAFCAKKTREMCDHDFEYRMMAADGRAVWLRDLVTVIVENGRPVMLRGVMIDVTEQKRTEEALKQKTVEAEEASRLKSHFLSNVSHELRTPLNAIIGYAHLLGEEAYGAVAAEQRPALEGIQRNAKDLSRLIGDVLDLSKIEAGKMSVDLSEVDLPALVAETAAGLRPLSEKKSLPIRCVIEPGISRIESDESKIRQVLVNLLSNAVKFTSKGEIVVHVRKGSDRQGIALAVQDTGIGIRPEQLPGIFDAFHQLDEADTREFGGVGLGLAIVKELLHLLGGEIRVESEYGKGSTFTVLLPVRN; via the coding sequence ATGAAACATCCCGACCTCAGCAACTCCCTCCTGGTCAAAACCATTGAGCAGACCGCTCCGCACGATCATCTCTGTCTGCTATATGAAACGCCGCAAGAGCAGCTCGCCGCGGCGATCTCCTTCATCCGAATTGGACTGCAGCGGGGAGAGCGGTGTGTCTATCTTGTCGATCATAACGCTGCAACGGTGACGGGCGCCATGCGTCAAGAAGGGATCGACGTCGATGCGGCGGTCCGGTCTTGCGCGTTGATCATCGCCGAGAAGCAAGAGGCCTATCTTATGGAGGGTTATTTTGACCCGGATAAGATGATCTCCTTTTTGGAGCAGACCCTTCATTCGTCCGAGAAAGCCGGATTTCCCGCATTGCGGGTGACCGGCGAGATGACCTGGGCCTTGGGGGGAGATCCGGGGACGAAAAGGCTGATCGAATATGAAGCCAAATTGAATCGGTTTTTCTCGAAAAAGAATGTCTCCGCGATCTGCCAGTACGACCGAAAGCGATTCAGCCCGGAGGTCCTTCTCGATGTGATTCGCACCCATCCGAAAGTCATTTCGGGGGGGGTGGTCTGTCGAAATCACTATTATGTGCCGCCGGGGGAGTTTTTCTCGAAAAACGGCGCCTCTGTTGCGTTTGAGCGTACGTTGAATAATATTGTCGATCGCGAGAAGAGCGAGATTGCGCTTCGTGAAGGCAAGATAAATCTGGAATTAAAGAATTTGCAGCTCGAGCGGGAGATCGTCGAGCACCGGCGGGTGAATGAACGGCTTGATCTCTATCGCCGGATTGTCTCCTCGGCTTATGACGCCATTGCCGTGATCGATTCGAAGGGGGGATATCTTGAACAGAATGAATCCCACCGCAGGTTGATCGGGTATTCCGATGAGGCGTTGCGCGGAAAAACGCCGGCGATCCATCTCGGAGAGGAGTCGTTCGGGCGGATCGCGGAGGAATTGGTTAAAAACGGAATCTACCGGGGGGAGCATGTCAGCCGAACCAAATCGGGGGAGGAGCTTGTCATCGAGCTCTCCGCCTTCACCATGCGGAACGAAGCGGGGGAGGTGGTCTGTCACGTCGGGATCAAACGGGACATAACCGGACGCAAGCGGATGGAAGAGGCGCTCAATGTGTCTCAGAACAGGTACAAGGGGCTGGTCGATTCGATCGATGGGATCGTTTGGGAGGTCGATATCTCGACCTACCGATTCACCTTTGTCAGCCGGCAGGCCGAGCGGATCCTCGGTTATCCGGCGGCGCGGTGGCTCAACGAGCCGGATTTTTGGAGGGAGCAGATTCATCCGGAAGATCGCGAGTGGGCGGTCGCCTTCTGCGCCAAGAAAACCCGCGAGATGTGCGATCATGATTTCGAGTACCGGATGATGGCGGCCGACGGACGCGCGGTTTGGCTGAGGGATCTGGTCACGGTGATCGTCGAAAACGGCCGACCGGTGATGCTCCGCGGCGTGATGATCGATGTCACCGAGCAGAAGCGAACGGAGGAGGCGCTGAAGCAGAAAACGGTCGAGGCCGAGGAGGCGAGCCGGTTGAAGTCGCACTTTCTCTCCAACGTCTCTCATGAGCTTCGGACGCCGCTCAACGCCATCATCGGCTATGCGCACCTTCTGGGTGAAGAGGCGTACGGCGCCGTCGCGGCGGAGCAACGGCCGGCGTTGGAGGGGATTCAACGCAACGCAAAAGACCTCTCCCGCCTGATCGGCGACGTGCTCGATCTGTCGAAGATCGAGGCGGGGAAGATGTCGGTCGATCTCTCAGAGGTCGATCTGCCCGCGCTGGTGGCGGAGACGGCGGCCGGGCTTCGTCCCCTCTCCGAGAAAAAATCGCTTCCGATCCGGTGCGTGATCGAGCCGGGAATTTCACGGATCGAAAGCGATGAGAGCAAGATCAGGCAGGTCCTTGTCAATCTTCTCTCGAATGCCGTGAAGTTTACCTCCAAGGGGGAAATCGTCGTTCATGTCCGAAAGGGGAGCGACCGGCAGGGAATCGCGCTGGCGGTTCAGGACACCGGGATCGGCATCCGGCCCGAACAGCTGCCGGGGATCTTCGATGCTTTCCACCAGCTGGACGAGGCCGACACGCGCGAGTTCGGCGGGGTGGGGCTGGGGCTGGCAATCGTGAAGGAGCTGCTGCACCTGTTGGGCGGGGAGATCCGTGTCGAGAGCGAATACGGAAAAGGATCGACCTTCACCGTCCTCCTCCCGGTTCGAAATTAA
- a CDS encoding PAS domain-containing sensor histidine kinase: MEKSHPHELLRDKLDSYRLLVQEVKDYAIFLLDLQGNVNSWNEGAERIKGYRADEVIGKPLSLFYPKQEIDNGKPFRNLAEALREGRFEDEGWRVRKDGSRFWANVIITRIQDDQGKVIGFSKVTRDLTERKAAENEVRKINTELERRVKERTAELQAAYEALKQRTQEAEEASRLKSQFVSNVSHELRTPLNAIVGYTYLIGDVCKAAGEEHRAALEGIERNASDLLRLINDVLDLSKIEAGKVSVELGEVDMAALLKELVENMSRLTEGKPVRVDCKVPPDFPLIESDPGKIKQIVTNLLSNAIKFTPEGKITIEAAASPAKGGILVAVQDTGIGIKPEALPKIFEAFYQSDSESTRAFGGVGLGLRIVKDLVDLLRGEIRVESEYGKGSTFTVFFPDRFYDHV, encoded by the coding sequence ATGGAAAAGTCCCATCCCCACGAGCTCCTTCGAGACAAGCTCGACAGCTACCGTCTGCTCGTTCAAGAGGTGAAGGATTATGCGATTTTCCTCCTTGATCTTCAAGGAAATGTGAATAGCTGGAATGAGGGGGCGGAGCGGATCAAGGGCTACCGCGCCGATGAGGTCATCGGCAAGCCGCTTTCGCTCTTTTATCCGAAGCAGGAGATCGACAATGGGAAGCCGTTTCGAAACCTCGCCGAGGCGCTGAGGGAAGGGCGGTTCGAGGACGAGGGGTGGCGGGTCCGGAAAGACGGTTCGCGGTTCTGGGCCAACGTGATCATCACCCGCATTCAGGATGACCAGGGAAAGGTGATCGGCTTCTCCAAGGTGACCCGTGATCTCACGGAACGAAAGGCGGCGGAGAATGAGGTCAGAAAAATAAATACGGAGCTGGAGCGCCGGGTCAAGGAGCGGACGGCGGAGCTGCAGGCGGCCTACGAGGCTCTCAAGCAGCGGACCCAAGAGGCCGAGGAGGCGAGCCGGCTGAAATCGCAATTCGTTTCCAATGTCTCCCACGAACTGCGGACCCCGTTGAACGCCATCGTCGGTTACACCTATCTCATCGGCGACGTTTGCAAGGCGGCGGGGGAGGAGCACCGGGCGGCCTTGGAGGGAATTGAACGGAATGCGAGCGACCTCTTACGGCTGATCAACGATGTGCTCGATCTGTCGAAGATCGAGGCGGGAAAGGTCTCTGTTGAGCTGGGAGAAGTCGATATGGCCGCTTTGCTCAAGGAGCTGGTGGAAAATATGAGCCGGTTGACGGAGGGGAAGCCGGTCCGAGTCGATTGCAAAGTGCCCCCCGATTTTCCTCTGATCGAATCGGATCCCGGAAAAATCAAGCAGATCGTGACGAATCTTCTGTCGAATGCGATTAAATTCACCCCAGAGGGAAAGATTACGATTGAGGCGGCGGCTTCCCCGGCGAAGGGAGGAATTTTGGTGGCGGTTCAGGATACCGGCATTGGAATAAAGCCGGAGGCGCTGCCGAAGATCTTCGAGGCGTTCTACCAATCCGATTCCGAGTCGACCCGTGCGTTCGGCGGCGTGGGGCTCGGGTTGAGGATTGTGAAAGATCTGGTCGATCTGCTCCGGGGGGAGATCCGGGTTGAAAGCGAATACGGCAAGGGCTCGACCTTTACTGTTTTCTTTCCCGATCGGTTTTACGATCATGTTTGA